The proteins below come from a single Aegilops tauschii subsp. strangulata cultivar AL8/78 chromosome 6, Aet v6.0, whole genome shotgun sequence genomic window:
- the LOC109742550 gene encoding histone H2AX, protein MATAAAGGGRGKPKGSKSVSRSVKAGLQFPVGRVARHLKVGRYAKRVGAGAPVYLCAVLEYLAAEALELAGNAARDNKKTRISPRHIQLAVRNDEELSRLLGGVTIAAGGVLPNIHSVLLPKKAGKGAGTGGSASQSQEF, encoded by the coding sequence ATGGCGACAGCGGCAGCCGGCGGCGGGAGGGGCAAGCCGAAGGGCAGCAAGTCGGTGTCGCGGTCGGTGAAGGCGGGCCTGCAGTTCCCCGTCGGCCGCGTCGCCCGGCACCTCAAGGTCGGCCGCTACGCGAAGCGCGTGGGCGCGGGCGCCCCCGTCTACCTCTGCGCCGTCCTCGAGTACCTCGCCGCCGAGGCCCTGGAGCTGGCCGGCAACGCGGCGCGCGACAACAAGAAGACCCGGATCTCGCCGCGCCACATCCAGCTCGCCGTCCGCAACGACGAGGAGCTCAGCCGGCTGCTCGGCGGCGTCACCATCGCCGCCGGCGGCGTCCTGCCCAACATCCACTCCGTGCTCCTCCCCAAGAAGGCCGGCAAGGGCGCCGGCACCGGCGGGTCCGCTTCGCAGTCCCAGGAGTTCTAG